Proteins encoded by one window of Blautia faecicola:
- a CDS encoding RnfABCDGE type electron transport complex subunit B → MITGILIAAALVGGTGLVIGLLLGVAGKKFAVEVNEKEIAVREQLPGNNCGGCGYPGCDGLAAAIAAGKAPVNGCPVGGNEVAKAIAAIMGEEITEGRRMTAFVKCAGDCESARNNYVYDGVEDCAVMAFIPGGGEKKCHHGCLGYGTCVKACNFNAIRVINGIAHIDKEKCKACGQCVAVCPHHLIELIPYEQTVKVSCSSQDKGKATMNACDKGCIGCKKCEKNCPVQAITVTDNVAHIDYEKCTNCGLCKENCPRHCII, encoded by the coding sequence ATGATTACAGGAATACTTATTGCTGCGGCTTTGGTAGGCGGCACAGGACTGGTGATCGGACTGCTCCTTGGGGTAGCCGGAAAGAAATTTGCAGTGGAAGTTAATGAAAAAGAGATCGCCGTCAGAGAACAGCTTCCGGGCAATAACTGCGGTGGCTGTGGATATCCGGGATGCGATGGACTGGCAGCTGCAATCGCAGCCGGAAAAGCACCGGTAAATGGATGTCCGGTAGGTGGTAACGAAGTGGCAAAAGCCATCGCAGCCATCATGGGAGAGGAGATCACAGAGGGACGCCGCATGACAGCATTTGTAAAATGTGCGGGTGACTGTGAAAGTGCCAGAAACAATTATGTGTATGACGGCGTGGAAGACTGCGCGGTCATGGCATTTATCCCGGGTGGCGGAGAGAAAAAATGTCACCATGGATGTCTCGGTTACGGAACCTGCGTAAAGGCATGTAACTTTAATGCAATCCGTGTCATCAATGGCATCGCCCATATAGATAAAGAAAAATGTAAAGCCTGCGGTCAGTGTGTGGCTGTCTGTCCACATCACCTGATCGAGCTGATCCCGTATGAGCAGACAGTAAAAGTAAGCTGCAGCTCTCAGGATAAAGGCAAGGCTACGATGAACGCCTGTGACAAAGGTTGTATCGGCTGCAAAAAATGCGAAAAGAACTGCCCGGTACAGGCGATTACGGTTACAGACAATGTGGCACATATCGATTATGAGAAATGCACCAATTGCGGACTGTGTAAAGAAAACTGTCCGAGACACTGTATTATTTGA
- the rsxA gene encoding electron transport complex subunit RsxA: MRTLLMIAVGSALVNNVVLSQFLGLCPFLGVSKKMDTAAGMGAAVIFVLTISSFCTSLIYKFVLVTTGMEYMQTIVFILVIAALVQLVEMFLKKTMPALYKSLGVYLPLITTNCAVLGVALLNVQNNYGIMEGTVNGFATAVGFTISIVLMAGLREKIEYNDIPKPFRGMPIVLLTAGLMSIAFFGFSGMI; encoded by the coding sequence ATGAGAACATTGTTAATGATCGCCGTCGGTTCGGCGCTGGTAAATAACGTAGTCTTAAGCCAGTTCCTCGGTCTGTGTCCTTTCCTCGGTGTATCGAAGAAAATGGACACGGCAGCAGGTATGGGTGCGGCGGTAATCTTCGTTTTGACGATTTCTTCTTTCTGTACCAGTCTGATTTATAAATTTGTGCTGGTGACAACGGGGATGGAATATATGCAGACTATCGTATTTATTCTGGTGATCGCTGCTCTGGTACAGCTGGTTGAGATGTTCCTGAAAAAGACGATGCCGGCACTGTATAAGAGTCTGGGGGTGTATCTTCCTCTGATCACCACCAACTGTGCAGTACTTGGTGTGGCACTGTTAAATGTACAGAATAATTACGGAATCATGGAAGGTACGGTCAACGGTTTTGCAACCGCAGTCGGATTTACCATTTCCATCGTGCTGATGGCAGGACTTCGTGAGAAAATCGAATATAACGATATACCGAAACCTTTCCGGGGAATGCCGATCGTACTTCTGACCGCAGGTTTGATGTCCATTGCGTTCTTCGGATTTTCCGGAATGATTTAA
- a CDS encoding cell division protein ZapA has translation MPAKNTIKVLIGGKIITLSGYESEEYLQNVASYMNHKLAQLSELPGYNRQPVETKNTLLSLNIADDYFKAKHQAEVFEEDSQLKDKEMYDLKHDLIEAQIEVENLKKEKEELEQQMKKLEEDMENLLK, from the coding sequence ATGCCAGCAAAAAATACAATTAAGGTATTAATCGGAGGAAAGATCATCACATTAAGTGGATATGAAAGTGAAGAATATCTGCAAAATGTGGCTTCTTATATGAACCATAAACTTGCCCAGCTTTCCGAACTGCCGGGATACAACCGACAGCCGGTGGAAACAAAAAACACGCTGCTCAGCCTGAACATTGCAGATGATTATTTCAAGGCAAAGCATCAGGCAGAAGTTTTTGAAGAGGATTCCCAGCTGAAAGATAAGGAAATGTATGATCTGAAACACGATCTGATCGAAGCACAGATCGAGGTTGAGAATCTGAAGAAGGAAAAAGAAGAACTGGAACAGCAGATGAAGAAACTGGAAGAAGATATGGAAAATCTGCTGAAATAA
- the ruvB gene encoding Holliday junction branch migration DNA helicase RuvB, with product MERRIITTDMMEEDIRIEGSLRPQCLDDYIGQEKAKKNLKIYIEAAKQRNDALDHVLFYGPPGLGKTTLAGIIANEMGVHMKVTSGPAIEKPGEMAAILNNLQEGDVLFVDEIHRLNRQVEEVLYPAMEDYAIDIMIGKGATARSIRLDLPHFTLVGATTRAGLLTAPLRDRFGVIHHLEFYTEEELQTIIQHSAKVLGVEIDADGAREMAKRSRGTPRLANRLLKRVRDFAQVKYDGKITKEVADFALELLEVDRYGLDQTDRKILEMIIQKFNGGPVGLDTLAAAIGEDAGTIEDVYEPYLIQYGFLNRTPRGRVATELAYHHLGI from the coding sequence ATGGAAAGACGTATTATCACAACCGATATGATGGAAGAAGACATCCGCATCGAGGGCAGCCTTCGTCCCCAGTGTCTGGATGATTATATCGGTCAGGAGAAAGCAAAGAAAAATCTGAAGATTTATATAGAAGCTGCGAAACAGCGGAACGATGCGCTGGATCACGTATTGTTCTATGGCCCGCCGGGACTTGGAAAGACCACACTGGCAGGGATTATCGCCAATGAGATGGGTGTGCATATGAAAGTAACCTCCGGTCCGGCGATCGAAAAACCGGGCGAGATGGCAGCCATCTTAAACAATTTGCAGGAAGGGGATGTCCTTTTTGTGGATGAGATCCACCGTCTGAACCGTCAGGTGGAGGAGGTACTCTATCCGGCAATGGAAGATTATGCGATAGATATCATGATCGGAAAAGGTGCAACTGCGCGTTCGATCCGGCTGGATCTGCCGCATTTTACACTGGTCGGGGCAACCACTAGAGCGGGACTTCTGACAGCGCCGCTGCGGGATCGTTTCGGAGTGATTCATCATCTGGAATTTTACACAGAGGAAGAATTACAGACGATCATCCAGCACTCGGCAAAGGTACTGGGTGTGGAGATTGATGCGGACGGTGCTAGGGAGATGGCAAAGCGTTCGAGAGGGACCCCGCGTCTGGCAAACCGTCTGTTAAAGCGGGTGCGTGATTTTGCACAGGTCAAATACGATGGAAAGATCACGAAAGAAGTAGCTGATTTTGCACTGGAACTTCTGGAAGTTGACCGGTATGGTCTGGATCAGACGGACCGCAAGATACTGGAGATGATCATTCAGAAGTTTAACGGCGGACCGGTAGGGCTGGATACCCTGGCGGCAGCCATCGGAGAAGATGCAGGAACCATCGAAGATGTGTATGAACCGTACCTGATTCAGTACGGATTTTTAAACCGCACGCCGAGAGGACGGGTGGCTACGGAGCTGGCATATCATCATTTGGGAATCTAA
- the ruvA gene encoding Holliday junction branch migration protein RuvA, translating into MIGYVKGILEEADDQCIIVDNHGIGYRIFVPGSVFSGAIPIGQEVKVYTYLNVKEDAMQLYGFATRDDLRVFKLLLGVNGIGPKAGLGILSALSADDLRFAVLADDAAAIAKAPGIGKKTAQKLILELKDKLDLEDAFEQKLANQAAADTTETAGDSQLQEAVQALVALGYPNTDALRAVKKVEGAETMDVETLLKAALKKML; encoded by the coding sequence ATGATAGGATACGTGAAAGGCATACTGGAGGAAGCGGACGACCAGTGCATTATTGTAGATAATCACGGAATCGGCTATCGAATCTTCGTACCCGGTTCCGTTTTTTCTGGCGCAATTCCGATTGGTCAGGAAGTAAAAGTATATACATATCTGAATGTAAAAGAAGATGCCATGCAGTTATATGGCTTTGCGACAAGAGACGATCTGAGGGTGTTCAAACTGTTATTAGGTGTCAACGGCATCGGACCGAAGGCAGGGCTTGGGATTCTTTCGGCACTGTCAGCGGATGATCTGCGGTTTGCGGTTCTGGCAGACGATGCGGCAGCTATCGCCAAAGCACCGGGAATCGGTAAAAAGACAGCGCAGAAACTGATTCTGGAACTGAAAGACAAACTGGATCTGGAAGATGCCTTCGAACAGAAATTAGCCAACCAGGCAGCCGCAGACACAACGGAGACGGCAGGAGACAGCCAGCTGCAGGAAGCAGTACAGGCACTGGTAGCACTTGGCTATCCGAACACCGATGCACTGCGCGCGGTGAAAAAAGTAGAGGGTGCGGAGACGATGGATGTGGAAACCCTGCTGAAAGCCGCGTTGAAGAAGATGCTGTAG
- a CDS encoding U32 family peptidase, with product MKVELLAPAGSYEALEAAFEAGADAVYLGGQKFGARAYADNLDQEQLIRAIDLAHLKGKQLYLTINTLLKNRELEEELYAYLAPLYEAGLDAVIVQDLGVMEFIKTYFPKLHIHASTQMTITGVESAKLLKKAGATRVVTARELLLEEIKKIYDATHMEIESFVHGALCYCYSGQCLMSSMIGGRSGNRGRCAQPCRLPYQVYRDGKRLNNEQTAYVLSPKDMCTVEILPEIIEAGVYSLKIEGRMKKPEYTAGVVSVYRKYLDRYLAGEKRPVVTEEDRKILWDIYNRDGFHQSYYKQRNGRSMMALENEKSGGTIRNEELFSRIRKEYMEKKTPVPVQGTLTVYTGCPAILEVQAGDVSVTVEGETVQAATNCPLGEDRIRRQMEKTGGSGFAFEKLDIFMGDDIFLPMQQLNHLRRQALEALQKEMLRPWKQRKAKERDPKDVPDVKKQTAPGTLSAAVQTNEQLAAVAQTDGIRRIYADCGIFPVKDFAQDVEAWINRLQTAGKELFLTLPRIVRDRELDGRKETFTELVQKGLGGFMVRNMESYGILDAMGLTSRIVLDANIYTMNNRAESFWIEKGILGDTVPLELNAKELAHRNNKNSELIVYGYTPMMVSVQCVQKTMDRCNHACAQYTLKDRYQKEFHGVCSCEFCYNTIYNALPTSLLKEKEKAEKLGVEAYRLSFTTETEKETEKIVRAFVEVYLRGQKPDGWMQTEETTKGHFQRGVE from the coding sequence ATGAAGGTAGAATTACTGGCGCCCGCCGGTTCCTATGAGGCTTTGGAAGCTGCATTTGAAGCCGGGGCGGATGCTGTCTATCTGGGAGGTCAGAAGTTCGGTGCCCGCGCGTATGCGGACAATCTGGATCAGGAACAGTTGATCCGGGCGATCGATCTGGCACATCTGAAGGGAAAGCAGCTGTATCTGACCATCAATACGCTGTTAAAAAACCGGGAACTGGAAGAAGAACTATATGCGTATCTGGCACCACTCTACGAGGCGGGACTGGACGCAGTCATCGTTCAGGATCTCGGGGTGATGGAATTTATTAAAACATATTTTCCAAAGCTGCACATCCATGCAAGCACGCAGATGACGATCACCGGTGTGGAGAGTGCAAAACTTTTAAAGAAAGCCGGGGCAACCCGTGTGGTGACTGCGAGGGAGCTGTTACTGGAAGAAATTAAAAAGATTTACGATGCGACACATATGGAGATTGAGAGCTTTGTTCACGGGGCACTCTGTTACTGCTATTCCGGTCAGTGTCTGATGAGCAGTATGATCGGCGGAAGAAGCGGCAACCGGGGAAGATGTGCACAGCCCTGCCGTCTGCCGTATCAGGTATACAGGGACGGAAAACGCCTGAACAATGAGCAGACCGCGTATGTGCTCAGCCCGAAAGATATGTGCACGGTGGAGATCCTGCCGGAGATCATCGAGGCGGGTGTTTATTCACTGAAGATCGAAGGAAGAATGAAGAAACCGGAATATACCGCGGGTGTGGTATCTGTTTACCGGAAATATCTGGACCGCTATCTTGCAGGGGAAAAACGACCGGTGGTTACAGAAGAAGATCGGAAGATCCTGTGGGATATCTATAACCGGGACGGATTTCATCAAAGCTATTATAAGCAGCGAAACGGAAGATCGATGATGGCACTGGAAAATGAAAAAAGCGGCGGCACGATTCGAAATGAGGAATTATTTTCCAGAATACGGAAAGAATATATGGAGAAAAAGACACCGGTTCCGGTACAGGGAACGCTGACCGTATATACCGGATGTCCGGCAATTCTGGAAGTACAGGCGGGGGATGTCAGTGTGACGGTGGAAGGAGAAACCGTGCAGGCTGCGACGAACTGTCCGTTGGGAGAGGACAGGATCCGTAGACAGATGGAAAAAACCGGAGGATCCGGATTTGCTTTTGAGAAGCTGGATATTTTCATGGGAGATGATATTTTTCTCCCGATGCAGCAGTTAAACCATCTGAGACGACAGGCACTCGAAGCACTTCAAAAAGAGATGCTTCGTCCGTGGAAACAGAGAAAAGCGAAGGAACGTGATCCGAAAGATGTTCCGGATGTCAAAAAACAGACAGCTCCGGGAACGCTCAGCGCAGCAGTACAAACAAACGAACAGCTTGCGGCTGTGGCACAGACAGACGGAATCCGCCGAATCTATGCGGACTGCGGAATTTTCCCGGTGAAAGACTTTGCACAGGATGTGGAAGCGTGGATAAACAGACTTCAGACAGCGGGAAAAGAACTGTTTCTGACACTGCCGCGGATCGTCCGTGACCGGGAACTGGACGGAAGGAAAGAAACATTTACCGAACTGGTACAGAAAGGGCTTGGCGGTTTCATGGTGCGGAATATGGAAAGTTACGGGATCCTGGATGCTATGGGACTTACTTCCCGGATCGTTCTGGACGCCAATATTTATACCATGAATAACCGGGCGGAATCGTTCTGGATAGAAAAAGGAATTCTTGGCGATACAGTTCCGCTGGAACTGAATGCGAAAGAACTGGCGCACAGAAACAATAAAAACAGTGAACTGATCGTGTACGGATATACGCCGATGATGGTTTCCGTACAGTGTGTCCAGAAAACGATGGATCGTTGCAATCATGCCTGTGCACAGTATACGCTCAAAGACCGGTATCAGAAAGAATTTCACGGTGTATGCAGCTGTGAGTTCTGTTACAATACAATCTACAACGCGCTGCCGACTTCCCTGCTGAAAGAAAAGGAAAAGGCAGAAAAACTGGGCGTGGAAGCATATCGTCTGTCCTTTACGACAGAAACGGAGAAAGAAACAGAGAAGATTGTCCGGGCGTTTGTGGAGGTTTATCTGAGAGGGCAGAAGCCGGACGGATGGATGCAGACAGAAGAGACAACCAAAGGACATTTCCAGCGGGGCGTGGAATAG
- a CDS encoding FtsW/RodA/SpoVE family cell cycle protein: MENVITEVSKYLIILLMMIYTFSCFTVFRKRDIEDQRNMLRRQIVLMLFMNLVAYTVLFLQNNDMKILMMYGAVFLFIVVVQILYRVIYRKGNLLIVNNMCMLLSIGFLILSRLSFDKAVKQFEIVVIGMVLSFIVPVIVRKVKILKDLTWLYGIVGLALLMVVLAMAAISGGAKLSIEIGGVTFQFSELVKITFVFFVAGMLREDTSFKRVVITTIVAAAHVLILVVSKDLGSAVVFFVAYIVMLYVATKKARYALAGLAGGAVAAVAAYFLFNHVRQRVIVWQDPIAVYDKVGGGYQVAQGLFGISAGGWFGMGLGKGMPNIIPVVDKDFIFAAICEELGAIFAICMLLVCMSCYLMIVNVSMRMSKPFYKLIAMGLGAEYAFQVFLTVGGTSKFIPMTGITLPLVSYGGSSVICTILMFAIIQGLYILREDEGEELERKRKEKRKKSKKPPKQNPPGGNGVSGGSGYREKTLEEKIQEQTEKSLNW, encoded by the coding sequence GTGGAAAATGTAATCACAGAAGTATCCAAATATCTCATCATTCTTCTGATGATGATCTATACATTTTCCTGTTTTACCGTATTTCGGAAACGGGATATTGAAGATCAGAGAAATATGCTGCGCAGACAGATCGTACTGATGCTGTTTATGAATCTGGTAGCATATACGGTTCTGTTTTTACAGAACAATGATATGAAGATACTGATGATGTACGGAGCGGTGTTCCTGTTTATTGTCGTGGTACAGATCCTGTACCGCGTGATCTACAGAAAAGGAAATCTGCTGATTGTCAATAATATGTGTATGCTTTTGAGTATCGGTTTTCTGATCCTGAGCAGACTGAGTTTTGACAAGGCAGTCAAGCAGTTTGAAATCGTGGTGATCGGTATGGTGCTTTCGTTTATCGTACCGGTGATCGTCAGAAAGGTAAAGATCTTAAAGGATCTGACCTGGCTGTATGGAATCGTGGGACTTGCTCTTTTGATGGTGGTACTCGCCATGGCAGCAATCTCCGGCGGAGCCAAGTTATCGATTGAGATCGGTGGTGTTACCTTCCAGTTTTCGGAACTGGTAAAGATCACCTTTGTATTCTTTGTGGCAGGTATGCTGAGAGAAGATACCAGCTTTAAACGGGTCGTGATCACGACTATTGTGGCGGCGGCTCATGTGCTGATCCTAGTGGTGTCAAAGGACCTGGGAAGTGCGGTCGTATTCTTCGTGGCATATATTGTCATGCTGTATGTGGCAACAAAGAAAGCCCGGTATGCACTGGCGGGACTTGCCGGTGGTGCAGTGGCTGCGGTTGCGGCGTATTTTCTGTTTAATCATGTACGGCAGCGTGTGATTGTATGGCAGGATCCGATTGCGGTATATGATAAAGTCGGAGGGGGATATCAGGTTGCACAGGGACTGTTCGGTATCAGTGCCGGCGGATGGTTCGGTATGGGACTTGGAAAAGGAATGCCGAATATCATCCCTGTTGTGGACAAGGATTTTATATTTGCAGCGATCTGTGAGGAACTGGGAGCGATCTTTGCAATCTGCATGCTTCTGGTCTGCATGAGCTGCTATCTTATGATTGTCAATGTTTCCATGCGGATGAGCAAACCATTTTATAAGCTGATCGCGATGGGACTGGGCGCGGAATATGCGTTCCAGGTATTTCTGACAGTCGGCGGAACCAGCAAATTTATTCCTATGACAGGAATTACCCTTCCACTGGTAAGTTATGGCGGAAGCTCGGTGATCTGTACGATTCTGATGTTTGCCATCATCCAGGGACTGTATATTCTCAGAGAAGACGAAGGTGAAGAACTTGAAAGAAAGAGAAAAGAGAAACGTAAAAAATCAAAGAAACCACCAAAACAGAACCCGCCTGGAGGAAATGGAGTTTCAGGAGGATCTGGATACCGGGAGAAAACACTCGAAGAAAAAATCCAGGAGCAAACAGAAAAAAGCCTCAACTGGTAA
- the rsxE gene encoding electron transport complex subunit RsxE, which produces MKANSPLERLYNGIIKENPTFVLMLGMCPTLAVTTSAKNGFGMGMTTMVILALSNLMISMLRKMIPDSVRMPAYIVVVASFVTIVQFLLQGFIPSLYDSLGIYIPLIVVNCIILGRAEAYASKNGPISSLFDGIGMGLGFTVGLTSIGIVRELIGSGKIFGMTIFNGGATIFILAPGAFFVLAMLVALQNRVKMKKDPAAAPKACDESLCAGCSNHMCASKKSAEKGGTQS; this is translated from the coding sequence ATGAAAGCAAATTCACCTCTGGAACGTTTGTATAATGGTATCATCAAGGAGAATCCCACCTTTGTGCTGATGCTTGGTATGTGTCCTACACTGGCAGTTACCACATCTGCAAAAAATGGTTTTGGTATGGGTATGACGACAATGGTAATTCTTGCCCTGTCCAACCTGATGATCTCGATGCTTCGGAAAATGATTCCGGACAGTGTGCGTATGCCGGCTTATATCGTAGTCGTTGCATCGTTTGTAACTATCGTACAGTTCTTATTACAGGGATTTATCCCGAGTCTTTACGATTCTCTGGGAATCTATATTCCATTGATCGTAGTAAACTGTATCATTCTGGGACGTGCGGAAGCATATGCGTCCAAGAACGGTCCGATCAGTTCTCTGTTTGACGGAATCGGAATGGGACTTGGATTTACCGTGGGACTTACCAGTATCGGTATCGTCCGAGAGCTGATCGGTTCCGGTAAGATCTTTGGCATGACGATTTTCAACGGCGGAGCTACTATTTTTATTCTGGCACCGGGAGCTTTCTTTGTGCTGGCGATGCTGGTGGCACTGCAGAACCGTGTGAAAATGAAAAAAGATCCTGCAGCAGCTCCGAAAGCATGTGACGAGAGTCTCTGTGCAGGCTGCAGCAATCATATGTGTGCAAGTAAAAAGAGCGCTGAGAAAGGAGGAACCCAGTCATGA